GCGCATAGGAGGGCGCACCGGCTGGTACTATGCCGATGGACTCTGGCGTATACGCGGCTTTGTTGACAAACTGTTCGGAGGTGTTGGCTTGAGGCGCGGTCGTACCCATGAGGATGAATTGCATCCCGGAGATGCCCTGGATTTCTGGCGTGTACTCTATGCCGATAAAGAAGAAGGGAGACTCCTGCTGTTTGCTGAGATGAAACTGCCCGGTGAAGCCTGGCTCGAATTCGTGACGGAAGGAGACACCTTACATCAGCGGGCAACATTCCGTCCCAAGGGTCTCAATGGTCGACTCTACTGGTACAGTGTCTACCCCTTTCATGGCATCGTCTTCGGTGGTATGCTTCGCAAACTGTGTTCTGCTTCAGAACAGGATGTGGATAGATAGAGACATTGTGGAGCGAATTCTTGCAGATACCACAGGCAGAATGGAATAAATCTCTATTTTCAAGGGTATAATCGCAGTACCATGAAATACCCATTTTTTCTGACCCTTGCCACCGCGATACTATTCAATTCATGCCAGAAACAGGAGTTGACCGCCTATGAGGGTGATCTCTTCCTTCCTCAGAAATTCTCCACCACGTGTTATGAGGAATACAAGGACCACAAATACACGCAGGTATCTGAAAGGGACTTCAAACTCTTGGCCAACGGAGATTTGGAACGTAAGGACGCTGAAGGCACAACGGTCTTCTTCAAGCACCGCTCTTCGGTCTCCATGCTGGCCGATGAGAATGAAGGTTTCTGTATCCTCTGGCTGGCCGAGGATATGTCGACCAATGAACCCTTGACCATCTATCTTTTCGAGTCTTCGCTACTCATGATCTATGACAGTGGCGCAGCGGCCCACTATAGAGATGAGTGTGGACCCGAGAATGAATTGGGAAGTACCGGACAGAACCTCCTCTTCCAAAGCGGAGCATTATCCCGATTGTCCCTCAACTGAGCGATCAGGCGATGTCGTAGTATCCGTGTTTGACGGCATACATGGCCAGACCTACCCGTGAGCGTATGCCTAGTTTCTGAAATAAAGAGGTGCGGTATCCATCCACTGTCTTGGGACTGAGGCACATCACCTCGGCTATCTGCTGGTAGGTCATCTCCGTGCAGATATGTTCGAGCAATTCCCTTTCTCTATCACTGAGCTCGGCCGATTCGGTCTCTTTGGAGTTGCGAAGTGAACGGAAGAGGAACTCGGCCATCTCATCTGTGTAATAACAACCCTTGGTCATCACACTCTGTATAGCTGTATGAAGTTCCTCTGGGCTGGACATTTTGGAGATGAAGCCGTGAGCTCCTGCCTCGATGATACGTAGGAAGGAGTCCCGATCATCATTCATGGAAAGACAAAGCACCATGATATCAGGGAATTCCTCATGGATGAGTTCCATGGTGATGAATCCGTTCATCACAGGCATATTGAGATCGAGTAGGATGAGATCGGGCTTGAGTCCATTACTTCTCAGTCGCTCGATAGCCTCGCGACCATTGGCCGCGGTGTAGATGACCTGACAGGTCTGGAAGCCCTCGATCATGGATCGGATCGCCTCAGAGACCATCTCATGATCATCAATGATCACTACCTTATACATGCGCATTGGTTTTAGGTACGAACAGATCAAGTCCAGTCCCTTTCCCCTCCCTTGACCAGAGATCGTATTGTGCTCCGATCAAGGCGGCCCGATTCTTCATGTTGAATAGTCCGTGTCCTTTTGCGACACTTTTCCCATTCAGGGAAAATCCCATTCCATTATCTCGGATCCTGAGTCTAAGTCCGTTGGTCTGAAAGTCAAGGTACAGAATAATTCTGGAACCGCCTGAGTGTTTAAGGCTGTTGGAAAGGAATTCTTGGACGATACGGAAGATGATGATCTCCTGCTCTCTGTCCAACTCGAACTCGGTCCCCTTGGTATCCATCTCGGTAGAGAACTTGGATAATGAATCGATACGGTCCATTTCAGAGAAGAGTACTTTACGCAACCCGAACTCACCCACTCGCTCAGAATTCAGTGTCCGTGAGAGGTTCCTGAGTTCCTTCATCGCCTTCACCAGAGCGGACTCCACCTGCTTGAGCTCCTTCTTATCCTCCTTGCCACGTAGTTCTTGGACACGTATTCGCGCTACGGTCAGTACCTGGCCGATATTGTCATGGAGCTCCTTTCCTATCTGATTCAGCGTGACTTCCTTGATCTCATGCTCTGTCTCAGCAATGGCCTTCACATACTCGATCTCCTGGCGCTGCTGCTGTATCATGGACCTGCGCTTATATTGGAAAAGGAAGGTGGTGAATAGAACGAAGCCCGTACTTAGGACGATCAGTGATATCACCGTACCTAGCAAGAATATCTCTAAACCGTCTTGGCCCATAATAGTGCAGTGCTATAGGTAAGGTAATAGACCATCGCTACGAGTGACTGTAACTGAAATATCGGAAATACCATTTCAGTCACGTCATTCTCCATCATGTAGTTGATCATGGTGAAGATCGGAATCTCTATGGCCAGATAGAAGAATAAAGCCCCACTGATCCATAGGAGATAGCGATGAAATACAGGAATGGCCCTATGGCTCTTCAAA
The genomic region above belongs to Flavobacteriales bacterium and contains:
- a CDS encoding response regulator transcription factor codes for the protein MYKVVIIDDHEMVSEAIRSMIEGFQTCQVIYTAANGREAIERLRSNGLKPDLILLDLNMPVMNGFITMELIHEEFPDIMVLCLSMNDDRDSFLRIIEAGAHGFISKMSSPEELHTAIQSVMTKGCYYTDEMAEFLFRSLRNSKETESAELSDRERELLEHICTEMTYQQIAEVMCLSPKTVDGYRTSLFQKLGIRSRVGLAMYAVKHGYYDIA
- a CDS encoding DUF2867 domain-containing protein, translated to RIGGRTGWYYADGLWRIRGFVDKLFGGVGLRRGRTHEDELHPGDALDFWRVLYADKEEGRLLLFAEMKLPGEAWLEFVTEGDTLHQRATFRPKGLNGRLYWYSVYPFHGIVFGGMLRKLCSASEQDVDR